taaaaaaatatctcaataaAATATCTTCACCTTCGATAGCTTCAAAATTTTCGGCTGTCCTCTTAACGGTGGCGATTCTCAATGAAGGAGGCAATGGCTGAGCTGGGGACGCACCAGTGGCTGGTGTAGAAGAGGTCGTAGAACCAGCAGAAGATGCTACTTTGGGTTCAACTATTTGTGGCCTTCTTGCTGGACTATTGGGATCACTGTATGGAGGCGGAGGTCCCCATAGAGGGACAGGAGTTTCAAGTACACTGTAAGACTCGGTGTTTGCTGTGTAAGACGTGTTTTGAGCATTAAGGACGGAGTAAGAAGCGTGAGGTTGTCGGGAGTCAAGAAGACCATAGGGGTTCGGTATTGCCGTAGTGTTTTCTCGTGTTGAATCATTAACATCGGCAGCTTGTCTCATAGATTGTGCATGAAAGCCATAATTGGAATCGGGAGTCGGTGCCGGACCTCGTGACCGTGACCAGGGTAACCGCCAtcttctatttaaataatatgtaCACAGATATTAGGTATAAAGAGGCGTTAGATGCAAGATTAGTTTAATGGTATATGGAATATTAGCGATAagaatcaattattaattttttggtcaaTTAGGATTACCTAGACGGTGCTAAATCAGGATTTGGAGTATATAAATTCCCTGGAGTTTGTGCCCACCAAGGATTAACGCCACCACAGTCATTACAGCAACCACAAGAACCTACTGGTACGCCAGCCATATTTCCGCCGCCTCCATGTCCGTACAGAGATCTGcatctgatttattaataattataatcacatTATTTTAGTCTGCGCTATAATTAATACTTATAGCTTTGGATTGAAATAACTTTAAtggaatatttaatttacctCAATTCAAGCTGCTCCcagtacatttttttcttttcgtgACTGAGTAATTGATAAACTAGCATACAAGAAAATATGCAAGCTAAAATACCAGCTACAGAAACACCGAATAGCGCTCTTAAACAAGCATAAAGGGCACCATGGACAGCTTCGCAGTGAGGAGTACCTTCAAATAACACACCTGGATCACCACCGCGACCTTGGGGTGCCCCGTAACAAGTGCATGATCTGAAATAATCATCGTATACatgtagataaatttttatcaaagggtttaactatttataaattcaaggGTGCTCATtcaatagattttaaataattctttccATGGCTGCGTGTCCAGAATTAAATACTTATACCATCGGAATCAAAAGGGAAAATAAGCTTACGCTTTATATAAGTATCCCCTTCGactatgatttttttttcctttacaTTTATGTCTGAATAATTAAAGCTACATCTAAAGTTATAGCAAGACccttatttatactttatcaACTTTATCTTTTTATATCGCTATTAATTACCTTGCACGTGCTGTATAAACGCACTCGCGAAGACCTTGCAGCCTTGACATGTGGACGACTGTTGTTGTGACCGTGACGAGGACACAGACTAGTGCACATACGACTCCAACTGAACCGCATATTTTCATCTAGATcgtttttaatcattattataattataataatggtGTTTTAGATAAATacaaggaaaaaataaaaataattaacaattttaaaaaattaccaaaataccGTATCGGTGTTTGCGTCTTGCTAGAATCATCGTAAACAAGCCCATCAATATCAACTGCAAAGAAATTGATAAAGAgattatacaattttttttcttattctataTTATCCACTAGATTTATCACGATAAAGTGATTTTTTACCATTATTCCTGGAATGTATGATGGTACAGTTTCAAATAGCGCAAGACTTGCTGTGTGGGCTGATAATACGGCATGAACAGCGAGGAAGAGACATCCAACAGCGGCACTGAGACCCCCACAGAGACAGCAAAGCACGACATACTTTTTACAACAATTTCCTTCGCCATTATCTGTTCCTGAAAACAaaccataataaataaacaataagcGACAATCTTGGGTTCAAAAACATATCATCATCATCTGTTAATAACAGTTTCCGGTTCGGGTGTACGATTGGAGtgacaataacaacaatagtttttttaaaaaacttattttagagatagtttaaattttaaagtcctagtctTCGTATAACTAATGTAAAAATCAGGAGACCGCAACAAATTACATTACGATCTAGTCTTAGCTTGCTTGCACCTGAATGCTTTAGATTTTTCACTCGAAggttgttttttaaaataaaatacctgTGTCCATTTATAATCTTAGACCTTTCTACCTGGATCTTGCCATTGATCATAGTATAAAAGAAGAAGGAGCAAAATATTTAAGTGTACATAGATTGAAactcgtaaaaaaaaacttttctcaCGCATGTGGATTTTTATGCGTTAACAAACGATTTAAACTTTTTCTTACAACAGTTTCCTCTTTCCAGGGAATAAGTATAAGAACGTAAATAAGAAAAGAATTGATTAGTTTGTTGCAGAATGTTAAAtgatgtaatatatataaaagaagGGAGTTTAATAAAGGAATCTAATGTATACAACGTACCACAAGGATGACGATACTGATTCCGTGACAAGTGAGTATTATATCCAGTACGTGGTAAATGTGAATGAGAGTGTGGGGCCATTGTGAAAGGATACCCTATTGTTCCTTCCATCGGAGTTTCAGGACCTAGACGACAGCGTACTATTTGAAGCACAGGATAACTGTCCATAACTTTATTGGAAGGTGATTTTGAGGAGGACAAAAACGATCCTGATCCAGGTCTCAACGGATAACCACTTGCTACATTTCGCGTTTCATTAGATCTTGCCGGAGATACCGATTGCATTTTTGCAGTTTACTATTGAATTCAAGTTGCAACGTAAACAATTATTTGATGTAGATTTCAgtgccataatttataatcactCATAACACAAAAATAACATCGGAATTGAATCCACGTGTTCTGGACGAGATAATACTGTTTCACCGGTCTTATCGATAATGTTTGAATACTTATTGACGACAATAATACTAATATTGAACACAATAAACATAatggaagttttttttatcacgatttaaaataatcttaaGGCTCATAACGAGCCATAATACTGTCTTCGTGGTAGCTGAATCGAAGCTGTCATCACCATGGCCACTCGTTTATCTTTCTTCGAGTTTGCGCGGGACTCTTGATTATAAACTGATCGATAGAATTTTCGTTGCAAACGACAAAAGCGACGCCAGTTAAACTTGGTGGAATTATGGAAAAGCGTAATCATCAGAGGGATATTTCTTCTCGGGGGTGAAACGCACGAGAGGGTGCAACTGACTCAACAGGGTATCACAAGTTGGTAGGACAGATTGCAATGATAACAGCTGGGGTGAAAGTGAGCAAACGTTTAATGCATGACCACCAGTAATTATGATTAAGAATAAAGAGATATCGATAAACACTTGCGACTATCAATTGAATGGGTTCCTTTTAATTACTGGAAACCTTTATGGATGAGATTGCGTTGACACATACGTAATATTGTTAGCTGTTATTAGAGAGGACGTAACTTTTTAGTGTCGAAATATTGAGCAAGTTGATCTTTGCCTTACAGTTTTAGGGGATCTATTGGATCCTCATGCTTTGATTCATTCGTTAATCGAGTTACTCACCAAGGGTGACCAATTCGCCAATCGAACAGCCAGTTGAATTAAGAGGGGTTCaaataaaaaaggaaaaaaaaaaacaccatGAGAGTGTGAGCGAGAATGAGACGACAAGGGTGAAAAACAAGGCGCCGAATGAGCTTGCAAAACGACTGAATCGATCGGGCTATGTAAAAGCGCTGAACACGGTGGATCGGAAATTGAATTTCTCAGCTAGACAACAAAGAAAAGATTTAACTTGCTtgcttcatttttttctttgtttgctttgaatatttataacttaCTGTAATGCTAATctttagattaattaaaatcatgtcatgaataaatttctataaCTTCTTCTCTTTACTTTTCGGCACTTAATAACTTAAATATCCAATCAGTAATTATATTACAGTGCTATCGATGTTATAAATTACTTACGATCATACGGAGTTGCATCACATCGTCTATTTGACCGAGGTGGTGGTCTAGGAGGTAATGCGGGAGGTTGATGAATTCGTGATGTCACCGCAACGATACtgttatcattattttcaGTTTCTGGACTTCGTTTATCTTGATTGCTGTATTGCTGATGCTGGTGATAATGATGATGGTGGTGATGGTGAGACTGGTGACCCTGCTGCTGAAGCTGTTCTTGCTGGTGATGCTGCTGTAATTGTATTTGTTGTTGTTGTGAATGATCAATGTGGCACcggcatttattttttgataaagttGGTGTcatctttaaattaaaaaatatatttctttaaatttttagagcaattaaaatgtattaaatgttaaataaatgcATATAATACGATAGTggtaaatatttcaattaaaataattttcttaatacaTTACCTGGATAGAATCAAACCCAATAAGAAGTGGACTCTTTGTTTCACGTGGATGAACACTCTGAACACGTTGTGGAGGATCCAGAGCATAAGGCTGTATCACGTGATTATGACGGGATAAATTTCGATGCCTCTCAGTCACGCAGTTCTCAAGCGTACCATGATTCCTAATACTAGGCGAGGAGGTTGATGATTCGCAGGAGATACCGGAGCTGGCACGATGATGATAATTCGCTACAGTGACGTTAGGCAATGGAGATAGAAGATTGCCGGACATGGTTGCGGTAGTTGTTGTTCCCGTACCAACTATTGAACACATTGCGTTTATGTCATCGCAACTAGATAAGCGATCTCGATGATTCGACTGCACCGAAGATGACCTGTCGTCTTCTCTAATACCAGAATCACAAACTGGAGAACAGGATGCCGGCTGACCGATTTCATGATATCGATGACAGATATTTTGTTGGCGATGCCTGTCAGCCAGCGGGAAAGAATGCTGATGATTTAATTGACCAGAATTAATTGTACTGTGATATAAATGAGGATCTTTACTCGAATTAGCGGTCCGATGACGATGAGATAGATGTTGTCGGTGCTTGGAATGCTGTCTCGGCGAAGTGAGAACTTCCGCTGGATCTGAACTGGAAGCCGGACTGGTTGATCTTTCATCAATGTGCTTGTTTCTATGTTTTTGCTCCTCCATTGCGCAATGATAATGACTGGCTCTTTCATTAGCAAGATCGGTATCGTTTATTGGAGCATGTGACTGGAGCAAATACGGAGATTCAGTAGGCAGTAAGCTTCTACTACAATAGGTATTGTTCTGATGATTTGGGGGAAAGTACAACCGGATTTTCTGTGAATCTATATCGTCACGCGCGTTAGTTGGACCAACGTCTGTCAAATCTGAAAGATCCATTCTTGTACTGTAGGTGGAGTCTGCGGAAAATATTGGACTGTGGTTTGGCCGTGCTCTGGTGTGTTGGATTGGATGTAAAGGTGATTCTACACGGCGATGCTGAAGATGGCTTAACTCTGCTTGATGGTTATTCGAACTTTTACGGGAGTTGTTCCAATCATCTTCCTCATCATAATCAACCACCCGAATATTTCGTGGCTGATTATTAATATCCGTATTACCACAATTGGGAGATGTACCTCGTTGAGACATTTTATGAAACCTGTTTTTGGAGCtcgtatatatatgtatgctTCACTACactatagatagatatatatacatatatatttataaacgtTAGCGCctaatttacttaattatacgAGTTGAATTGACGCGGCTCGTTGACCCTCGAATGCTGATCATACTTGTCGGCCCAATGAACCATCCAAAAGGTCCTTGAACGTGGTCATTATCTTAACCGCCGCATCCGGCTATGTCTAGCCAATCTGGTGCTTTTTCATCTcaccaaataaaatttacttttgttaaatattcatCACTGCCACTGATATCTAATATGTTCAAAACTAGTGGAACTTTTAAACAAAACTTATTAGATCACTGTTAAACGTTTTATCGCAATAACTCTCCAGCATTACTGACGTCTATTTATAATAGAACAGAGTAACGCGTTTGCCAAGTGAAGAAGAATTCTCACAAATAATAATCAACACACAGAGGAAGATGAAAAAGAAGCAAAGCTGAAGAACCAACGACCCGACCTATCGCGTAACCGAGTACGTCTGATGGTAAGTCGAGACAGGAGAAAGAAAAACCGTACTAGTGAAGAAGCGCTGCATCAGAAAGCGGGGGATATATTAAAGCAAAGAAAGACTCAACTTGTACATACAGTACTCCGAATTCGAATGGGGCCCTACACTACGTTCACACAAACGGATGAGAGTAAGCAGGATAAATAACTGAGGAAAGACCGTGAGAGCCAAGCAGTGGGGATCAAAACGAGGGCCTGGTTTGTTAAAGCAGTTGTATCGCTCATGCTTGGAATGTGCCTGCCATGGTATTATTTCTCCTGCTCCCTCTGGACCCCACCCCCCTCTCTTTAGGCCCCTCGAGCATCAAAGGTATATCTATATTATGCCTACCAAGGACCAACTTTACCGAGAGGGAGGGGTCCGTCAAAGAGTCAGGTAAAGATTTAACAGTAGTAGCATTTCTATGCTACATATTGAGCTTATTTTAGTCTCGTATCTTGTATATGAGTTTGATTGTTCACATGTGGGCCCTCTCTGATTTCAGTATTTCTCAGTATGGaaaatgatatatatatatatatatatatatatatatcttctCACACAGCCTCATGCTTCGGGCCACCCACATATGTAAGTAATCATCGGATCCCACAGTCCAGACCAAACCAATCATGTAACTAGTGgtgttattttgagtattCGAGATTCTCTCCGTATGTTATTTTGAGATTGATGTATATATGCATTCTCTAAGTTTTGAAAAGCAAAATATGTtacagaaaataatttttcttcatttttattgaattattttatggTTAATATTAATCTAactataaaaatgtaattaaatatacCATATCATACTCTTAAAGATAATGGtacggtaaaaaaaaaaaaaaaataataaataatcgtAATATTCTTTCACTCTAATATTCGTATAAGCGCAAGATGAAATTGCCATGGGATCGATAGAAGAGAGTTCTACAATACGTTGACATTAAACTCAAGCGGTACATAACTGTGAATAAATCCATGCATTCGCCGCTAGATGGTATTGCTCCGTTATTTTTGTCAACTCAACGATATTACTTGACGATAATCTATTACAGCACAATAATTTATCCgcagaaattgatttttctgaaGTTACAAGatctattattaaaaaaaaagttaaacaatttgttttctttttcttttcctTCTTTACGACTGAATGAAACAGCCATCCAAAAGTCGAGTCATGAGACCGAAAATATGTATCCAATTGGGTATCGGGCTTGGTAAAATTTGTTGCTTCTCTTTTTGATATGTTTCATTATTTCGTCTCTCTTTATCGCTCGGATCATTAAGCTCGGCGGCGGTTACAACGACGATTCGTCAAATCGGGATAAATGTAGTATCAATAACGTCGAGCAGCTGACGCCTAACAACTCCGAATAGAGCTTGCATATACATTGGACAATCGAATGTCAATGTGCTGATGCAATCAATACACATAGTATAATGaacatattataataaattgtataatcattaaattaaggatttatttgtattgaattgttttaatattaataacttaatttaactAATGAAATTATCGTTTGGAAAAAAAGCAGAGtgcttgtatttttttatatatttgtcattattatttgtattcattgaaaaataatttattatttgctgttatattacagttttattttatattattgataaatagaaataaatgaTATAGCTATATGAAATTATCGTCGATGGAAAAACAGTTATACGTCCATGTCAGGCAGGATCTTTTGCTCGACTGACCATCAGCGATTTATCATCGGCAGGCGGtgggtttttttttcggtacacacaaataaatttgggatatataaaatatatgtgtGTAGAAcgcaatatttaataagcttagatgtatttacaaataattcttCTTTATGGATTTAAGACAAAAGAAGAGGAGGAAAGTGAAGCGGAATAGCTGTGGTAAATTAAATCATCTTAAAGCTTACACTCACCAAAACTTATTTTCTTCATTGGTGCTCAAAattatgagaaaaatttttaactgtcagaaaaaaattttttttttaaatgtaatgaatttgatagaataaaattttgagcgTAAAGAATACGTTAAGGCAGCATTccacttttaaattttagaaaactcgaatttgttttttgatttttcgaaaataaacATATTCAAGAATagtctattaaaattttaaatcgattcaagcattctaattttatttttctgcgTCTCAAACGTAAAATTATGTGGACGCGctaataaagtttaaaaaaaagttgattgcGTTTTTCTTAGAACCACACTTTTATACTGTTTGGTGCTAAAATTTCCACAACTACTGAAGcgattgtaataaaattttaaccacATATTATGTACACTTGTACCAACCGACTtaactaatattatttaaaacttttaatttttattattcttttgtgATAAAAAGTAGTGAAAAACAACatgcaatttt
The sequence above is drawn from the Cotesia glomerata isolate CgM1 linkage group LG4, MPM_Cglom_v2.3, whole genome shotgun sequence genome and encodes:
- the LOC123263786 gene encoding uncharacterized protein LOC123263786 isoform X1, producing the protein MSQRGTSPNCGNTDINNQPRNIRVVDYDEEDDWNNSRKSSNNHQAELSHLQHRRVESPLHPIQHTRARPNHSPIFSADSTYSTRMDLSDLTDVGPTNARDDIDSQKIRLYFPPNHQNNTYCSRSLLPTESPYLLQSHAPINDTDLANERASHYHCAMEEQKHRNKHIDERSTSPASSSDPAEVLTSPRQHSKHRQHLSHRHRTANSSKDPHLYHSTINSGQLNHQHSFPLADRHRQQNICHRYHEIGQPASCSPVCDSGIREDDRSSSVQSNHRDRLSSCDDINAMCSIVGTGTTTTATMSGNLLSPLPNVTVANYHHRASSGISCESSTSSPSIRNHGTLENCVTERHRNLSRHNHVIQPYALDPPQRVQSVHPRETKSPLLIGFDSIQMTPTLSKNKCRCHIDHSQQQQIQLQQHHQQEQLQQQGHQSHHHHHHHYHQHQQYSNQDKRSPETENNDNSIVAVTSRIHQPPALPPRPPPRSNRRCDATPYDRTDNGEGNCCKKYVVLCCLCGGLSAAVGCLFLAVHAVLSAHTASLALFETVPSYIPGIMLILMGLFTMILARRKHRYGILMKICGSVGVVCALVCVLVTVTTTVVHMSRLQGLRECVYTARARSCTCYGAPQGRGGDPGVLFEGTPHCEAVHGALYACLRALFGVSVAGILACIFSCMLVYQLLSHEKKKMYWEQLELRCRSLYGHGGGGNMAGVPVGSCGCCNDCGGVNPWWAQTPGNLYTPNPDLAPSRRWRLPWSRSRGPAPTPDSNYGFHAQSMRQAADVNDSTRENTTAIPNPYGLLDSRQPHASYSVLNAQNTSYTANTESYSVLETPVPLWGPPPPYSDPNSPARRPQIVEPKVASSAGSTTSSTPATGASPAQPLPPSLRIATVKRTAENFEAIEDPHGSRTLQHCTPSDNYENTEKLSNTTEQECSGAHEGAAIKTRRSRRNLKGVENDGFQKELNNQMSNSKQSESELYFGDVSSCCGPESSLYEMTVDKELTDEIQQQQQQEQQQQQQQSDYMPSRMAKQRLSKRSRLPLPLLPQNQTSSHQDINLDGANERSYSNSDETMTNSGAFLAPDAQYEVIQQGAHYGYYISKENDYRDAPSSYSFYPRDPTNSEIPHEYRGIVKDEDNEHSNSLSGVGSLDNDLSHDKVVSRRTEHQCCTNNVTDINSEWQNVEQQSNSDDGVCPINV
- the LOC123263786 gene encoding uncharacterized protein LOC123263786 isoform X2, encoding MSQRGTSPNCGNTDINNQPRNIRVVDYDEEDDWNNSRKSSNNHQAELSHLQHRRVESPLHPIQHTRARPNHSPIFSADSTYSTRMDLSDLTDVGPTNARDDIDSQKIRLYFPPNHQNNTYCSRSLLPTESPYLLQSHAPINDTDLANERASHYHCAMEEQKHRNKHIDERSTSPASSSDPAEVLTSPRQHSKHRQHLSHRHRTANSSKDPHLYHSTINSGQLNHQHSFPLADRHRQQNICHRYHEIGQPASCSPVCDSGIREDDRSSSVQSNHRDRLSSCDDINAMCSIVGTGTTTTATMSGNLLSPLPNVTVANYHHRASSGISCESSTSSPSIRNHGTLENCVTERHRNLSRHNHVIQPYALDPPQRVQSVHPRETKSPLLIGFDSIQQHHQQEQLQQQGHQSHHHHHHHYHQHQQYSNQDKRSPETENNDNSIVAVTSRIHQPPALPPRPPPRSNRRCDATPYDRTDNGEGNCCKKYVVLCCLCGGLSAAVGCLFLAVHAVLSAHTASLALFETVPSYIPGIMLILMGLFTMILARRKHRYGILMKICGSVGVVCALVCVLVTVTTTVVHMSRLQGLRECVYTARARSCTCYGAPQGRGGDPGVLFEGTPHCEAVHGALYACLRALFGVSVAGILACIFSCMLVYQLLSHEKKKMYWEQLELRCRSLYGHGGGGNMAGVPVGSCGCCNDCGGVNPWWAQTPGNLYTPNPDLAPSRRWRLPWSRSRGPAPTPDSNYGFHAQSMRQAADVNDSTRENTTAIPNPYGLLDSRQPHASYSVLNAQNTSYTANTESYSVLETPVPLWGPPPPYSDPNSPARRPQIVEPKVASSAGSTTSSTPATGASPAQPLPPSLRIATVKRTAENFEAIEDPHGSRTLQHCTPSDNYENTEKLSNTTEQECSGAHEGAAIKTRRSRRNLKGVENDGFQKELNNQMSNSKQSESELYFGDVSSCCGPESSLYEMTVDKELTDEIQQQQQQEQQQQQQQSDYMPSRMAKQRLSKRSRLPLPLLPQNQTSSHQDINLDGANERSYSNSDETMTNSGAFLAPDAQYEVIQQGAHYGYYISKENDYRDAPSSYSFYPRDPTNSEIPHEYRGIVKDEDNEHSNSLSGVGSLDNDLSHDKVVSRRTEHQCCTNNVTDINSEWQNVEQQSNSDDGVCPINV